GCTGAATCCAACATTGTTGCACAGCCTTGCCGGCTGACCAGTCACCAGTTGCCGGAGGAATTGAGACCTTGTGGATTCAGGTTCCGGATATGGTGTATCTCATGTTGCTCATGGTGCTTCAGTGACGTTTTGTGCGGGATTTTTATGCGACTTTTCGGCGTGAACCCTGTGATAGCTGCAATCTTTCCATGGCTTTGAGCAAGGCGCAGCAAACCTCAATGTTCCGTTGAGACAATATTTGTAGCAAAATGATTGACCTGCCAGATGACAGCTAACTCATAAGCTTAATGATTGGGGTTTACCCATGGCTTGAAACAGGGAACAGGTAATCGACGATCCGCCTTGTTGGTCCTTAGCCCGGGAGACCCGAAGGTGATCGGGGAGTCGGACGGGACATTGGGATGTTCCTGCGGGAGATGATCATGAGCTGACACAGCCTCGTCTGATGAAAACACAAAGCACCGGAGTGGTTTCCATTTTGAGTGACTTCTGGGACGTGTGCTAGACTTTGTATACTTTGCAAGACAATAGGTGCGAATGGGTATGTTTTGGCAGTATTGTATTGCGTTTTCTGGATCCAAATTTATAGTCGGCGTCTGTACGATTGGTTGTTATGACAAAGACACCAACCTTGGAAGAGACCAAACAGTACGGTGGCTGGCGTCAAAGAAAGGGACGAGATATCAGCATACCTAACCCTCAGAGGAtgtgatgagatgagaagcAAGGGACCAGATCCTGCATCGGTTTCGCAGTCCCCATGGCGGAGACGGCATGGACTCATCCCCCCTCATAATTTGATTGTTGCATACCAACTTTCTGGCCAAACCCTCCCAGTTATGGTGACCCAGAGTTTTGTCAGCTGGGATAACTGGGGTCTTTGAATACCTGTGAACATCTCCGAGTTCCCAATTGTAAGGGGCTACGCAGCCATCGAGCAGTTGCCTTCGCCAGAACTGTTGGTCGAGTACGACGCGCGATAACAGAGTTTTGGAACACCTCCGTAGGCGCTGAGCAGATGCCGCAGGGAGAAAGGAAGCAATAAGGTCCAGTATCTCCCGAGGCAAGTATTCCAGACTTGGCTGAAGTGATACCTTCAGGTTTGAAACCTCGAAGTTGGTACCTGGCCTGGCGTTTTCTTTATGCCTGGCCTCGAAGGGTTCCTCGGCAAGCAGCGTCGAGACAAACTCTGAGAGATTTTCAACGTTGATCGGATCATCGCAGTACCACTATCAAGAGACAAGTTTATTAGCATGTGTTGGTGACGTCTTGTTTCGGTACTGAAAGAATCAAATTCACAGGGACAAACCTCGTTGGCCTTGGTAGGTTCCCACCCTTCAGAGGCCCAGAACTCGCGAGCGCCGT
The window above is part of the Fusarium falciforme chromosome 3, complete sequence genome. Proteins encoded here:
- a CDS encoding F-box domain-containing protein, with amino-acid sequence MGFSFVYCVVCGCPFDIPPRDEVFDEEHNWASEDSLEDETKQWLCRFRLLGATSSLEKFTTPPFRMPRNESTTPGLFVSDFADWAFTEGLYFRLGGSSYRVLSSAKDTNDVLFPLHDACLTIVQHVLTWCARFSPEGGSPPSLSDVYKALCAQFAFNVQEKKIIAKERGFYGSTDYMEYGLEFGHGYYGAREFWASEGWEPTKANEWYCDDPINVENLSEFVSTLLAEEPFEARHKENARPGTNFEVSNLKVSLQPSLEYLPREILDLIASFLPAASAQRLRRCSKTLLSRVVLDQQFWRRQLLDGCVAPYNWELGDVHRYSKTPVIPADKTLGHHNWEGLARKLVCNNQIMRGDESMPSPPWGLRNRCRIWSLASHLITSSEG